The following are encoded together in the Mycolicibacterium arabiense genome:
- a CDS encoding YveK family protein, with translation MTVEDPVHRGDVPPPVDLAGHLREFARALVPALVVALLVGGLVFALRTTFAEREYAANLVTEITPSGELVPGDAFVEQMRAPFMGLAQDTTVLDQVLSEVDTDWDAQTLSEHVELSKGPAPQILIFTATADSPELAEQIARSMVVTVSQAAFANHSREISAQLDQIQATIGAEEARNATLLPEDPARPESDRQLAELRGQLATLQNSGGDTLTLLASPAQDTSPVSPQPVSEGLVAGVVTLIVVAELIVAWRSRIGKRPNRTWARRVARRYGAHFDPSTVPAGELDPLTSAKLVQAIRDGRPALLLVGEHAAAPPSLTSARDADRGRFRTLFDAPLASPWWQRVNAGAAGTAVVVVSVTGTDRAAAERALRQLANLHVPRNLVLQRAGRHDRRRAKSAPAASPTENTELNQANHHDR, from the coding sequence GTGACCGTGGAGGACCCGGTGCACCGGGGTGACGTACCGCCGCCCGTCGACCTGGCAGGACACCTGCGCGAATTCGCACGCGCACTGGTGCCCGCACTCGTCGTGGCGCTGCTCGTCGGCGGACTCGTCTTCGCCTTGCGAACGACGTTCGCCGAGAGGGAATATGCCGCCAATCTGGTCACCGAGATCACGCCATCGGGTGAACTGGTGCCCGGCGACGCGTTCGTCGAGCAGATGCGTGCACCGTTCATGGGTCTCGCCCAGGACACCACGGTGCTCGACCAGGTGCTCTCCGAGGTGGACACCGACTGGGACGCACAGACCCTGAGCGAGCACGTCGAACTGTCCAAGGGACCGGCGCCACAGATCCTGATCTTCACCGCGACGGCCGATTCACCCGAACTCGCCGAGCAGATCGCCCGTTCCATGGTCGTGACGGTCAGCCAGGCCGCGTTCGCCAACCACAGTCGCGAGATCAGCGCGCAGCTCGACCAGATCCAGGCGACCATCGGTGCCGAGGAGGCGCGCAACGCGACGCTGCTGCCCGAGGACCCGGCCAGGCCCGAGTCGGACCGTCAACTCGCCGAACTGCGAGGACAATTGGCGACGTTGCAGAATTCTGGCGGCGACACGCTGACGCTGCTGGCGAGCCCAGCCCAGGACACGTCGCCGGTGTCGCCTCAACCCGTGTCCGAAGGACTCGTCGCCGGTGTGGTGACGCTGATCGTCGTCGCCGAACTGATCGTGGCGTGGCGCAGCCGGATCGGCAAGAGACCCAACCGAACCTGGGCGAGGCGGGTCGCCCGCCGCTACGGCGCACACTTCGACCCGTCCACGGTGCCCGCGGGCGAACTCGACCCGCTGACGTCGGCCAAGTTGGTGCAGGCGATCCGCGACGGCAGACCCGCACTGCTGCTCGTCGGCGAACATGCCGCCGCACCACCGTCTCTCACCTCGGCGCGGGATGCCGACCGCGGCCGCTTCCGCACGCTCTTCGACGCGCCACTGGCCAGCCCGTGGTGGCAGCGGGTCAACGCCGGGGCCGCGGGCACCGCCGTCGTGGTGGTGTCGGTCACCGGAACCGATCGCGCGGCGGCCGAACGCGCACTGCGCCAGTTGGCGAACCTGCACGTGCCGCGAAACCTGGTGCTGCAGCGCGCGGGCCGGCACGACCGGCGTCGCGCGAAGAGCGCCCCCGCGGCGTCCCCGACCGAGAACACCGAACTGAATCAGGCCAACCACCATGACCGCTGA
- a CDS encoding glycoside hydrolase 5 family protein — protein sequence MRWRPEIRRMALALGVVLTMVVGLELLNVARADDASDCGAATAKGRVGAAQGSDVLTMSDDDLATLLDRVTAAGMWSMRIDVDWTRVEPRQGSMDWSDVDRVVDAVSGRGLCPLGLVTYAPDWASDHPDASGGYFAPTDPESFAAFAGAAARRYGSRISVWEVWNEPNTVNYFKPKPDPARYGLLLAAASRAIKAVDSDATILSGGLAPAEDNGRDIAPLTFLRGMYANGSNRYFDAFAIHPYSYPALPDDPSTAAWNTAQRMWDMRTVMVDGGDSSKTVWITECGAPTGTGRRAVTDAVQADTLRQLLAVAENTPWIGAAYVYGMRDSGSDAADTEQNFGILRRDFTPKPAYDVVRGFGEAGA from the coding sequence ATGCGCTGGCGTCCTGAGATCCGGCGCATGGCGCTGGCACTCGGTGTCGTGCTGACGATGGTCGTCGGCCTCGAGCTGCTGAACGTCGCGCGGGCCGACGACGCCTCCGACTGCGGCGCCGCCACTGCCAAGGGACGCGTCGGGGCCGCCCAGGGCTCCGACGTCTTGACCATGTCCGACGACGACCTGGCGACGCTGCTCGATCGCGTCACGGCGGCGGGGATGTGGTCGATGCGCATCGACGTCGACTGGACCCGTGTCGAACCCCGGCAGGGCAGCATGGACTGGTCCGACGTCGACAGGGTGGTCGACGCGGTCAGCGGCCGCGGCCTCTGTCCGCTCGGCCTCGTCACCTACGCGCCCGACTGGGCCTCCGACCACCCGGACGCCAGCGGCGGGTACTTCGCGCCGACCGATCCCGAGTCCTTCGCGGCGTTCGCGGGCGCGGCGGCGCGGCGCTACGGATCCCGCATCTCGGTGTGGGAGGTCTGGAACGAGCCCAACACCGTCAACTACTTCAAGCCCAAGCCCGACCCCGCCCGGTACGGCCTGTTGCTCGCCGCCGCCAGCCGCGCGATCAAGGCCGTCGATTCGGACGCGACGATCCTCTCGGGCGGCCTGGCACCGGCCGAGGACAATGGTCGGGACATCGCGCCCCTGACCTTCCTGCGGGGGATGTACGCCAACGGCTCGAACCGGTACTTCGACGCGTTCGCGATCCACCCATACAGCTACCCCGCACTGCCCGACGATCCCAGCACGGCGGCATGGAACACCGCGCAGCGGATGTGGGACATGCGCACCGTGATGGTCGACGGCGGCGACTCGTCGAAGACGGTGTGGATCACCGAGTGCGGTGCACCGACCGGAACCGGCCGACGCGCGGTGACCGACGCCGTACAGGCCGACACGCTGCGCCAGTTGCTCGCGGTCGCGGAGAACACGCCGTGGATAGGCGCCGCCTACGTGTACGGCATGCGCGACAGTGGATCCGACGCCGCCGACACCGAACAGAACTTCGGCATCCTGCGGCGCGACTTCACTCCGAAGCCCGCCTACGACGTGGTCCGCGGATTCGGGGAGGCGGGCGCGTGA
- a CDS encoding glycosyltransferase family 4 protein, with protein MTASPLLFVAHTGNVSGAEKVLLHLVAAAVGEGRPVTVACPTGPLAERLPEAVAHVELPPLGLGGESGVARVVGAGRLLGRWMRAGRILRPLIRRRETVTIVNSLFALPAVRVGGGRSSASWLVHDTVVNGKQRAVTTIGKPAIRKAVAVSEATADPLRTMGFPVVVAHNGVPWPVPRLGGDLHSPPVVGMLALLTPWKGHRVLLDAVARLPHVELELAGGSFPGDAGYVAELEARATAPDLAGRVRFLGHVDPAAAMAGWDVVVSASVLPEAGPLNVLEAMSHGLPVVGSDHGGTSEFLAGGAGVPYPAGDAAALAAAIQRVLDDAELRRSVGDAARAYVAAHHDVNATIPAMLHALAS; from the coding sequence ATGACCGCGTCGCCGCTGCTGTTCGTCGCGCACACCGGCAACGTGTCTGGAGCGGAGAAGGTTCTGCTGCACCTCGTCGCGGCGGCGGTCGGCGAAGGACGGCCCGTCACGGTCGCCTGCCCGACCGGCCCGCTAGCCGAACGGCTGCCCGAAGCAGTGGCGCACGTCGAGCTGCCGCCGCTGGGTCTCGGCGGCGAGTCGGGCGTCGCCCGCGTCGTAGGCGCGGGGCGGCTGCTGGGACGCTGGATGCGGGCGGGCCGGATCCTGCGGCCGCTGATCCGTCGCCGCGAAACCGTCACCATCGTCAACTCCCTGTTCGCGCTGCCCGCGGTCCGCGTCGGCGGCGGCCGTTCCAGCGCGTCCTGGCTGGTGCACGACACGGTCGTGAACGGCAAGCAGCGGGCCGTCACGACCATCGGCAAGCCCGCCATCCGCAAGGCCGTCGCGGTGTCCGAAGCCACCGCGGACCCGTTGCGCACCATGGGCTTTCCCGTCGTCGTGGCACACAACGGCGTACCGTGGCCCGTACCCCGCCTGGGCGGCGATCTGCACTCGCCGCCGGTGGTCGGCATGCTCGCCCTGCTGACGCCATGGAAGGGCCACCGCGTCCTGCTCGATGCCGTCGCGCGGCTGCCGCACGTCGAACTCGAGCTGGCAGGCGGCAGCTTTCCCGGCGACGCGGGCTACGTCGCCGAACTCGAAGCGCGGGCCACCGCACCCGATCTGGCGGGGCGGGTGCGCTTCCTCGGTCACGTCGACCCGGCGGCCGCGATGGCAGGGTGGGACGTCGTGGTGTCCGCCAGCGTGCTCCCCGAAGCCGGTCCGCTCAACGTCCTCGAGGCGATGTCCCACGGACTGCCCGTGGTGGGCAGCGACCACGGCGGCACCAGCGAGTTCCTTGCAGGCGGTGCGGGTGTGCCCTACCCGGCCGGAGATGCGGCGGCGCTCGCGGCGGCAATTCAACGGGTGCTCGACGACGCCGAACTGCGCCGCTCGGTGGGCGACGCGGCGCGGGCGTACGTCGCCGCGCACCACGACGTCAACGCGACCATTCCGGCGATGCTGCATGCGCTGGCGTCCTGA
- a CDS encoding flippase, producing the protein MTDDPIAEGAEPVTDYREVAADPRAAARATMMVLASRVVVAALGWVGSVVVARSLSSEEWGQFSFVFALLGVMSIVTDLGVGRVVLAHLIGADRDEIARTASSFIALRTVLGLVGYVFAVGYVVLLRYPTEVVVATAVAGLVVVLATPSHALTVLFQSRHRMSLVAVAEGLGQVLQLALTIAAAVFAPALLIFVLPVVANELFKLVVKGFGVTRESVGISPSRHLDPRRWKPMLVEAVPLAIGFALTVAMMKIDILMLSLMDTYDAVGLYSIGYKFSDVIDTFALAAAAPISTLLVAAWPADLDAFRERTRTAATLFGLGGAVCVVAFWPSAEPLIRLLYGERFAPSASAARLLVVGAALTALIILGIFLLTAAGKQRSYPWVAVVGLTVNVALNLILIPRLSYDGAAISTVVTWAVAVTLLWVVIHRTMPVGGLLPLRQLAVLVALVVVLSAAGTAVVDRLPGLWPLVSVVAVAVLVGLAYALRLLVGVPLPMRRKST; encoded by the coding sequence GTGACCGACGACCCGATCGCCGAGGGCGCCGAACCCGTCACCGACTACCGCGAGGTCGCCGCCGATCCTCGGGCTGCCGCACGCGCCACGATGATGGTCCTGGCCAGCCGCGTCGTCGTGGCCGCACTCGGCTGGGTGGGCAGCGTGGTCGTCGCCCGCTCCCTCTCCTCGGAGGAATGGGGTCAGTTCAGCTTCGTCTTCGCGCTGCTCGGCGTCATGTCGATCGTCACCGACCTCGGCGTCGGCCGCGTGGTGCTCGCCCACCTGATCGGTGCCGATCGCGACGAGATCGCCCGCACCGCATCGTCGTTCATCGCCCTGCGTACCGTGCTCGGCTTGGTGGGCTACGTCTTCGCCGTCGGTTACGTGGTATTGCTGCGCTACCCCACCGAGGTCGTGGTGGCCACCGCCGTGGCGGGCCTCGTGGTGGTGCTGGCCACGCCGAGCCATGCGCTGACGGTGCTGTTCCAGAGCAGACACCGGATGTCGCTGGTCGCCGTTGCCGAAGGTCTCGGGCAGGTGTTGCAACTCGCGCTCACCATTGCGGCAGCGGTCTTCGCTCCGGCACTGCTGATCTTCGTGCTGCCCGTGGTCGCCAACGAGCTGTTCAAGCTCGTGGTCAAGGGCTTCGGCGTGACCCGCGAATCCGTCGGCATCTCACCGTCGCGTCACCTGGACCCCCGGCGCTGGAAACCCATGCTGGTCGAGGCCGTTCCGCTGGCGATCGGCTTCGCGCTCACCGTCGCGATGATGAAGATCGACATCCTGATGCTGAGCCTGATGGACACCTACGACGCCGTCGGCCTCTACTCGATCGGCTACAAGTTCTCCGACGTCATCGACACCTTCGCGCTTGCTGCGGCCGCGCCGATCAGCACGCTGCTGGTGGCCGCCTGGCCGGCGGATCTCGACGCCTTCCGGGAGCGGACGCGCACCGCGGCAACGTTGTTCGGCCTCGGCGGCGCCGTGTGCGTGGTGGCGTTCTGGCCGTCCGCCGAGCCGCTCATCCGCCTCCTGTACGGCGAACGCTTCGCACCATCGGCGTCGGCCGCCCGCCTGCTGGTGGTCGGGGCCGCACTCACCGCCCTGATCATCCTCGGCATCTTCCTGCTCACCGCCGCGGGCAAGCAGCGCAGCTACCCGTGGGTCGCGGTGGTGGGCCTCACCGTCAACGTCGCGCTCAACCTGATCCTGATCCCGCGGCTGTCCTACGACGGCGCGGCGATCTCGACGGTGGTCACGTGGGCCGTGGCCGTGACGCTGCTATGGGTCGTCATCCACCGCACGATGCCCGTCGGTGGCCTGCTGCCGCTGCGACAGCTCGCGGTGCTCGTCGCACTCGTCGTGGTGCTGTCGGCGGCGGGCACCGCCGTGGTCGACCGTCTTCCCGGGCTGTGGCCGCTGGTGTCCGTGGTAGCGGTGGCCGTCCTGGTCGGTCTGGCCTATGCACTGCGCCTGCTCGTCGGAGTCCCCCTGCCGATGCGGAGGAAGTCGACATGA
- a CDS encoding glycosyltransferase yields the protein MRSSAARCVYGALALRPGGSGVQTYIREYLREVPALLPDAEIAAVVQRDAVDDLPGEVRPVTRPVSSGAVRAVLGSFPTFSCQAFHALDVDLPVATHAFTIATVHDLSVFDMPSASTRFRAAGERRLVSHALRKADLLLAVSQFTAERIKAISGRDSTVVELAPACWARPPEARQIAAVRAKYGLPNRFVLQVGTVEPRKDVALVAEAAAALDVPCVLAGAGSTGPAAPRTAVGLGYVDVEDLPALYHMATITAYASKYEGFGLPPVEAMACGAAVVASAVGALPQVVGDGAVLPKSSRLADWVAAMRPLLCDPAARDDLRAKALQAAATMTWHRTTELSIKACRDAGAPL from the coding sequence ATGCGCAGCAGCGCAGCACGATGCGTCTACGGAGCGCTCGCTCTCCGGCCCGGCGGCAGCGGGGTACAGACCTACATCCGCGAGTACCTGAGAGAGGTCCCCGCGCTCCTGCCCGACGCCGAGATCGCCGCCGTCGTGCAGCGCGACGCCGTCGACGACTTGCCCGGCGAGGTGCGCCCCGTAACCCGACCGGTGTCCTCCGGCGCCGTCCGTGCCGTCCTCGGCAGCTTTCCGACGTTCTCCTGCCAGGCCTTTCATGCCTTGGACGTCGATCTGCCCGTCGCGACCCATGCCTTCACGATCGCCACCGTGCACGACCTCTCGGTGTTCGACATGCCATCGGCCTCCACCAGGTTCCGCGCGGCAGGCGAGCGGCGTCTCGTCAGCCATGCGCTGCGGAAGGCAGACCTGCTGCTCGCGGTGTCACAGTTCACCGCCGAACGCATCAAGGCGATCAGCGGCCGCGACTCCACCGTGGTCGAACTGGCTCCCGCGTGCTGGGCACGGCCACCCGAGGCCCGCCAGATCGCCGCGGTGCGTGCGAAATATGGTCTACCCAACCGGTTCGTCCTCCAGGTGGGCACGGTGGAGCCGCGTAAGGACGTGGCGCTGGTCGCCGAGGCTGCAGCGGCACTCGACGTGCCCTGCGTGCTCGCGGGCGCCGGATCCACCGGACCCGCCGCACCTCGCACGGCGGTCGGGCTGGGCTACGTCGACGTCGAAGACCTTCCCGCGCTGTACCACATGGCCACGATCACGGCCTACGCCTCGAAGTACGAGGGGTTCGGACTGCCCCCCGTGGAGGCGATGGCGTGCGGTGCGGCCGTAGTGGCCAGTGCGGTGGGCGCACTGCCACAGGTAGTGGGTGACGGTGCCGTCCTGCCGAAGTCGTCGCGCCTGGCCGACTGGGTCGCGGCGATGCGTCCGCTGCTGTGCGACCCCGCCGCGCGGGACGATCTGCGCGCCAAGGCCTTGCAGGCCGCCGCGACGATGACGTGGCACCGGACCACGGAACTGTCCATCAAGGCCTGCCGCGATGCCGGGGCGCCACTGTGA
- a CDS encoding O-antigen ligase family protein, which produces MTLPVLLVLGTVATAIAMFTTAAIYRRPQRGLLILAALTPLHGLLGILPLPGIAAGWKEGLLILTAVCAWLRRARTPVPHRRAPLHVPWWPAAALWLVVGSVSAIVVFGWFGLFAIKVTFFFIAVVAVMWFAPFDARDRDHFVSILMGMAVLASFVGIGQLIVGPGTLVSLGYEYGREVRTSGGLLRTFSTFVQPFPFGLYVMLALLVGGAVALAEPWRRRNLAFLSLSPIMVVAMASSIVRAAILGLVVGMLWLAVLRFRSLFLPLAVGAVAVAVVIPFVPSISRVFLSSSSLGERGAGWSDIIDSILVHPVGLGLGASGAAADRMSTAQGVTFSGVSTNYQPDNYYVKMLLELGPVGLWLVLAIFITAVTWTTRLAWTLPGRDGALALGISASLIAGMVASLVATYLEIFPIDVYFWLFLGVIGCAAAQHDASTERSLSGPAAAGYRPTSAST; this is translated from the coding sequence GTGACGCTGCCCGTGCTGCTCGTCCTGGGCACGGTCGCGACCGCGATCGCGATGTTCACCACCGCCGCGATCTACCGCAGACCGCAACGCGGACTGCTGATCCTGGCCGCCCTCACACCGCTGCACGGCCTGCTGGGCATCCTCCCACTGCCCGGCATCGCGGCGGGCTGGAAGGAAGGCCTGCTGATCCTCACCGCGGTCTGCGCGTGGCTGCGGCGCGCCCGCACGCCCGTACCCCACCGCCGAGCGCCCCTGCACGTGCCCTGGTGGCCTGCCGCCGCACTCTGGCTGGTCGTCGGAAGCGTCTCTGCGATCGTGGTCTTCGGCTGGTTCGGCCTATTCGCCATCAAGGTGACGTTCTTCTTCATCGCCGTCGTGGCCGTCATGTGGTTCGCCCCGTTCGACGCCCGCGACCGCGACCACTTCGTCAGCATCCTGATGGGGATGGCGGTACTCGCGTCCTTCGTCGGCATCGGCCAATTGATCGTAGGACCCGGCACTTTGGTTTCACTCGGTTACGAGTACGGCCGTGAGGTCAGGACCTCGGGCGGACTGCTCAGAACGTTCAGCACGTTCGTCCAGCCGTTCCCGTTCGGGCTGTACGTGATGCTGGCGCTGCTCGTCGGCGGCGCAGTCGCGCTCGCCGAGCCCTGGCGCCGGCGCAACCTGGCATTCCTGTCGCTGTCGCCGATCATGGTCGTGGCGATGGCGAGTTCCATCGTCCGCGCCGCCATCCTCGGCCTCGTCGTCGGCATGCTGTGGCTGGCAGTGCTGAGATTCCGCTCGCTGTTCCTGCCGCTGGCGGTGGGCGCCGTGGCCGTCGCCGTGGTCATCCCGTTCGTGCCGTCCATCTCCAGGGTGTTCCTGTCCTCGAGCAGCCTCGGGGAACGGGGCGCCGGGTGGAGCGACATCATCGACAGCATCCTCGTGCACCCGGTGGGTCTTGGTCTCGGTGCGAGTGGTGCTGCGGCGGATCGGATGTCGACCGCGCAGGGCGTGACGTTCAGCGGCGTGTCGACGAACTATCAGCCGGACAACTACTACGTGAAGATGCTGCTCGAACTCGGCCCGGTCGGGCTGTGGCTGGTGCTGGCGATCTTCATCACCGCGGTGACCTGGACGACCCGTCTCGCGTGGACGCTACCCGGCCGCGACGGTGCGCTCGCGCTCGGCATCAGCGCATCGCTGATCGCCGGCATGGTGGCCAGCCTGGTCGCCACCTACCTCGAGATCTTCCCGATCGACGTCTACTTCTGGCTCTTCTTGGGGGTGATTGGATGCGCAGCAGCGCAGCACGATGCGTCTACGGAGCGCTCGCTCTCCGGCCCGGCGGCAGCGGGGTACAGACCTACATCCGCGAGTACCTGA
- a CDS encoding sugar transferase has product MSPRAGVRLPAAVPKPEAVRRSLPDLLRRDPLHTVVTVVIDVAAAVVAVAAALALGRGTETQALVGALPWLFVPMVLALLASHAMYRRSLRRNFLDEIGPVETSVALATLVLLTIMLAAGSQGRPGEVVARIWVCAAVLLPTARLVRAVLQRTLRQRFRSAAPTLVIGDGPISHQIISRMQQMPEYGLLPVGILRASSYVPREREDLPDFLNVPHLGAPLDLEDVARATHAEELIVGFCDDVHFDDIVGAVRAAQRLGMRVWVVPRLHDAVGNRARVEHLGGLPLLVLPHVNPLGWQFWVKGFFDRVLTTLGLILISPIFLGLALLVRLSSPGPIFFKQKRVGRDGKVFDCYKFRSMRPPRESDAAFELKSGAAPGGVEGIDRRTRIGKIMRQTSLDELPQLLNVIKGDMSLVGPRPERPEFVALFEAQIRRYGERHRVKAGVTGWAQVHGLRGQTSIADRAEWDNYYIENWSIWLDVKILFLTVRAVLKRAED; this is encoded by the coding sequence ATGTCACCCCGCGCCGGCGTCCGGCTCCCGGCCGCCGTGCCCAAGCCCGAAGCCGTCCGGCGGTCGTTGCCCGACCTGCTCCGTCGCGACCCGTTGCACACGGTCGTCACGGTCGTCATCGACGTGGCGGCAGCCGTGGTAGCCGTCGCCGCCGCACTGGCGCTGGGCCGCGGCACTGAGACCCAAGCGCTGGTCGGAGCACTCCCTTGGCTGTTCGTGCCAATGGTTCTCGCGCTATTGGCTTCGCATGCGATGTACCGCCGTAGCCTGCGCCGGAACTTCCTCGACGAAATCGGACCGGTCGAGACGTCCGTTGCGCTGGCGACGCTGGTGCTGCTGACGATCATGCTGGCGGCCGGATCGCAGGGCAGGCCCGGCGAGGTCGTGGCCCGGATTTGGGTGTGCGCGGCGGTGCTGTTGCCCACCGCGCGCCTCGTCCGCGCCGTCCTGCAACGCACGTTGCGGCAGCGTTTTCGCTCGGCTGCCCCCACTCTCGTCATTGGCGACGGACCCATATCGCACCAAATAATTAGTCGAATGCAGCAAATGCCCGAATACGGTTTGCTGCCGGTGGGCATCTTGCGCGCAAGTTCCTACGTTCCGCGTGAACGAGAGGATCTGCCGGATTTCCTGAACGTCCCCCACCTCGGTGCCCCACTCGACCTCGAGGACGTCGCTCGCGCCACGCACGCGGAGGAACTGATCGTCGGATTCTGCGACGACGTGCACTTCGACGACATCGTCGGGGCCGTCCGCGCCGCACAACGCCTCGGCATGCGGGTCTGGGTCGTGCCGCGACTGCACGACGCGGTCGGCAACCGGGCGCGCGTCGAACACCTCGGCGGTCTGCCCCTGCTGGTCCTGCCGCACGTCAACCCGCTCGGCTGGCAGTTCTGGGTCAAGGGTTTCTTCGACAGAGTCCTCACCACCCTCGGGCTGATCCTGATCTCGCCGATCTTCCTCGGGCTGGCGCTGCTGGTGCGCCTCAGTTCGCCCGGCCCGATCTTCTTCAAGCAGAAGCGCGTTGGCCGCGACGGCAAGGTCTTCGACTGCTACAAGTTCCGCTCGATGCGACCGCCACGGGAATCCGACGCGGCGTTCGAGTTGAAGTCGGGCGCCGCACCCGGCGGGGTCGAGGGAATCGACCGCCGCACCCGAATCGGCAAGATCATGCGGCAGACGTCGCTCGACGAACTGCCGCAGCTGCTCAATGTCATCAAGGGCGACATGAGCCTCGTGGGCCCCCGACCCGAGCGGCCCGAGTTCGTCGCACTGTTCGAGGCCCAGATCCGCCGCTACGGCGAACGTCACCGCGTGAAGGCCGGCGTGACCGGATGGGCGCAGGTGCACGGACTGCGCGGTCAGACGTCCATCGCCGACCGCGCCGAGTGGGACAACTACTACATCGAGAACTGGTCGATCTGGCTCGACGTCAAGATCCTGTTCCTCACCGTGCGCGCGGTGCTCAAGCGCGCCGAGGACTGA
- a CDS encoding GAF domain-containing protein, translating into MADIPGFDDRLDRALRAQAARAGESIDVYVQRAVAARLRNDLESSGDPEYAVLLDLLSRIADDAVTVNVSGLHPVLDDPVRLQALRDTGLLDSDADPSYDQIVSMAVEALGVSAAAVSLVDDHRQFFKSVLGLPEGVRETPMSRSVCRYAVATGEPLVVEDARTHPMLHDHPAVTDGTLVSYAGIPLIDPAGLAIGTLCVWDDKPHQWSTSHVQILDDLAHIVSERVFSAK; encoded by the coding sequence ATGGCTGACATACCCGGCTTCGACGATCGACTCGACCGCGCGCTGCGGGCGCAGGCCGCCCGCGCGGGCGAATCGATCGACGTCTACGTGCAACGCGCGGTCGCGGCGCGGTTGCGCAACGACCTCGAGTCCTCCGGTGACCCGGAGTACGCAGTCCTGCTCGACCTGCTGAGCCGCATCGCCGACGACGCGGTGACCGTCAACGTCTCGGGCCTCCATCCAGTGCTCGATGACCCGGTCCGCCTGCAGGCGCTGCGGGACACCGGCCTGCTCGACTCAGACGCGGACCCGTCGTACGACCAGATCGTGTCGATGGCCGTCGAAGCACTCGGTGTGTCTGCCGCGGCAGTCTCACTGGTCGACGATCATCGCCAGTTCTTCAAGAGCGTGCTCGGTTTACCGGAGGGGGTGCGGGAGACCCCGATGTCCCGCTCGGTGTGCCGTTACGCCGTCGCCACCGGAGAGCCGCTGGTGGTCGAGGACGCCCGCACCCATCCCATGCTGCACGACCACCCTGCCGTCACCGATGGCACTTTGGTTTCCTACGCGGGCATCCCACTTATCGATCCGGCGGGCCTGGCCATCGGCACCTTGTGCGTGTGGGACGACAAGCCGCACCAGTGGAGTACCAGCCACGTACAGATCCTGGACGACCTCGCACACATCGTGAGCGAACGCGTCTTCTCCGCGAAATAG